The proteins below are encoded in one region of Pongo pygmaeus isolate AG05252 chromosome 20, NHGRI_mPonPyg2-v2.0_pri, whole genome shotgun sequence:
- the NTN5 gene encoding netrin-5 — protein MPVTFALLLLLGQATADPCYDPQGRPQFCLPPVTQLAAVAASCPQACTLSPGNHLGAGETCNGSLTLALGGPFLLTSVSLRFCTPGPPALILSAAWASGGPWRLLWHRPAWPGALGGPERVTFHSTPGPKATVAASHLRVEFGGQAGLAAAGLRGRCQCHGHAARCAARARPPRCHCRHHTTGPGCESCRPSHRDWPWRPATPRHPHPCLPCSCNQHARRCRFNSELFRLSGGRSGGVCERCRHHTAGRHCHYCQPGFWRDPSQPISSRRACRACQCHPIGATGGTCNQTSGQCTCKLGVTGLTCNRCGPGYQQSRSPRMPCQRIPEATTTLATTPGAYSSDPQCQNYCNMSDTRVHMSLRRYCQQDHVLRAQVLASDAAGPAWQRLAVRVLTVYKQRAQPVRRGDQDAWVPRADLACGCLRLQPGTDYLLLGSAVGDPDPTRLILDRHGLALPWRPRWARPLRRLQQEERAGGCRGVRASTPSPRPEH, from the exons ATGCCTGTGACCTTtgccctcctgctcctcctgggCCAGGCCACTGCGGACCCATGCTACGATCCACAGGGCCGCCCCCAATTCTGCCTCCCGCCAGTGACACAGCTGGCTGCCGTGGCGGCCTCCTGCCCTCAGGCCTGTACCCTGTCCCCAGGAAACCACCTTGGCGCCGGGGAAACCTGCAATGGCAGCCTGACCTTGGCCCTGGGTGGCCCCTTCCTCCTGACATCTGTCAGCTTGCGCTTCTGCACCCCAGGACCCCCAGCCCTCATCCTGTCTGCTGCCTGGGCCTCAGGGGGTCCCTGGAGGCTGCTGTGGCACAGACCCGCCTGGCCTGGGGCCTTGGGGGGCCCTGAAAGGGTgaccttccactccacaccaggtCCTAAGGCCACTGTGGCGGCCAGCCACCTCCGTGTGGAGTTCGGGGGCCAGGCCGGGCTAGCGGCAGCTGGGCTGAGAGGCCGCTGCCAGTGTCATGGCCACGCTGCCCGCTGTGCCGCCCGTGCCCGGCCCCCCCGCTGCCACTGCCGCCACCATACCACTGGCCCAGGGTGCGAGAGTTGCCGCCCATCCCATCGAGATTGGCCCTGGCGGCCTGCCACGCCCCGGCACCCCCACCCTTGCCTGC CCTGCTCCTGCAACCAGCACGCCCGACGCTGCCGGTTCAACTCTGAGCTGTTCAGACTGTCGGGCGGCCGGAGTGGGGGTGTTTGTGAGCGGTGCCGCCACCACACAGCCGGGCGGCACTGCCACTACTGCCAACCTGGGTTCTGGAGGGACCCTAGCCAGCCTATCTCCAGCCGCAGGGCCTGCAGGG CCTGCCAGTGCCACCCTATTGGGGCAACAGGAGGAACCTGCAACCAGACCAGTGGGCAGTGCACCTGCAAGTTAGGGGTCACAGGCCTGACCTGCAACCGCTGTGGCCCTGGCTACCAGCAGAGCCGCTCCCCCAGGATGCCCTGCCAGC GAATTCCAGAGGCAACAACCACCCTTGCCACTACTCCTGGTGCTTATAGCTCTG ACCCTCAATGTCAAAACTACTGCAATATGTCGGACACCAGGGTACACATGAGCCTTCGGAGGTACTGCCAGCAGGACCATG TTCTCCGCGCGCAGGTGCTAGCGTCCGACGCGGCGGGCCCAGCATGGCAGCGGCTGGCCGTGCGCGTGCTGACCGTTTACAAGCAGCGGGCGCAGCCCGTGCGACGCGGCGACCAGGACGCCTGGGTGCCCCGCGCCGACCTGGCCTGCGGCTGCCTGCGCCTGCAGCCAGGTACCGACTACCTGCTGCTGGGCAGCGCAGTGGGCGACCCCGACCCCACGCGCCTCATCCTCGACCGCCACGGCCTCGCGCTGCCATGGAGGCCGCGCTGGGCCCGGCCCCTGaggcggctgcagcaggaggagcGCGCCGGAGGCTGCCGCGGCGTGCGGGCAtccacacccagccccaggccGGAGCACTAG